CTCGATCGGGTCCTTCTTTGCCACCTTGCGGATCCGGTCCAGGGAACCGTAGACGACCCGTTCGGCCGTGCTCCGCTTGCCGCGCTGCATCACGACGTTGACGAACTTAGCTACGCCCTCGTGTGTGTACACTGGGTCGGGCAGGATGACACGCTTGTGAATTCGGGGACGCCGCGGCATTAGGCCTTCTTCGCCTTCTCGCGCTTCGCGCCGTACTTCGAGCGCCCCTGCTTGCGCCCCTTGGCGCCGGCCGTATCGAGGGTGCCGCGGACCACGTGGTACCGGACACCGGGGAGGTCCTTTACGCGGCCACCGCGGATGAGCACGACTGAGTGCTCCTGGAGGTTGTGACCGATCCCGGGAATGTACGCGGTCACCTCCTGGCGGGAGGTGAGGCGAACCCGGGCGACCTTCCGAAGGGCCGAGTTGGGCTTCTTGGGCGTGGTCGTGTAGACACGCACGCAGACGCCCCGCCGCTGCGGTGAGCCTTGCAACGCCGGTGCCTTCGTCTTCTTCACCAGCGGCTTGCGGCCGTATCGGATCAACTGTGAAATCGTGGGCATAAGGTAACCTCGCGCCTGTTTAAGGCGCGAAGGCGTATTCTACGGCCGCGTTGAGGCGGCTGTCAAATCGCCGGGCGGCCCGCGCCAGGACGCAACTCCCCCTTCTTACCCGAATCCGGGCGTCCGTAACCGCCTTAGAAGGGTTTGAGGATATGAGCCAGAGGAGCGCCGGTGGTCTGCTTAGACAGCTCAGCGACCGACCGAATCCCGTCGGTCGTCTTCTCCGAGCGCAGGCGGAAGGCCATCGCGGCCGAGGTCCCGTGGGCGAGGAGGAAGCCCGCCACCGAGGCGATGTGGGCGAACAGGAGCCAGCTGTACATGCCCGGGATTATGGAGGCGAGCCAGTAGCCCAGCAAGAATCAACTCGACCCCGAGCAACAGGTAGGCCTGCTGGGCGAACCGGTTCACGAACAGGAAGACGAAGAACGCGACGCCCATCCAGAGGATGGCGTCCCCCGACCGTGGGCGGCGAGAGAGCCAGCGCCAGGCAAGGATCCAGGTGAGGATCACCAGCGGGATCTGGAGCAGGAGGAAGGGGAACGCGTCCCGGGGACCCTGGATGATGCCGGCCTGGAGCAGCCAGCTGGAAAGGCCGAGCCCCTGGATCGGGTAGGCTTCCGCGCCGCTGCCGAAGTTGTAGAGGAGGGTATCGGCGACGAAAGCCCGCGCGTTCCAGACCAGGAAGGGCAGGATCAGCGCCAGAACCGCCACGACGGCCAGGCAGGTCGCTCGAAGAAATGCCTTCCACCCCATGCCGCTGGCGCCGGCCCAGATCACCAGCACCGGGACCGCGATCAACGCCGTCTGCTTGGTAGCGACCGCCAGTCCGATCACGAGCCCGGCCACGAGGAACCGACGGCGGCTGATCGCCAGGGCCGCGCCGAGCAAGAGCGCCACCATCGGCAGGTCGTTGTCGCCCAGCACCGCGAGCAGGCTGTGTCCCGGGATCAAGAAGAAGGTGATGGCCGCCATCCGGCCGGACTGACCAGGGGCGAGCCGGCGCAGGAGCACCCACACGGCGACCGCGGCGAGCAGCAACCAGAGGCGCTCATCCCACCAGCCGAGCAGGGCGTGGACGGCGGCCTGGACCGGCAGCGGGAGCACGATGGTACCCGGCCAGTAGTCGAGGTGATGCAGCGCGGGATTGGCGAAGGCCTGGCCACCCCAGGGCGCCCGCTCGAGGCCGGTGCCCACGTAGTTGAATCCGTACGGGTCGACACCACGCATCAGCACCTCGCGGGCAAGCTGGATCTGGTACGCGCCGTCGCCGATCAACGCCGTGGTGGACGGCACCAGGTGCCAGCGGGCGATGCCGCCGGCGATGGGGAGCGCATAGAGCAGTGCTACGGCGGCGGCGGCACCTTGCTCGCGGAAGCGGCGACCGGCGACGACCAGGGCCACGGCCACCGCGACGAGTCCTAGCAATGCGAGGCTGATCCAGGCCGGCACCGACCAGGTGCGCGCGATCTGCCAGTCGATCGCGGCGGTCGGCAGACCGAGGAGGATGAGGACGAGCCCGTCGCCGTGCCGGGTAAGGACCGCCGATCGGGCCGGACGAGGCGGGGTGGCCAGCTGCATCCCGATACAACGGCCCGTCGTGGCCAATCTCTCCCCGGGGTCCTTTGCTAGCCTGAGACTGTCGCCACCAAATGGGAGGGAGCCAATGACACGTCGACTGGAGCCGGACGACCTGTACGCCATCAAGCTCGTCGAAGACCCGCAGATCACCCCCGACGGCGAGCGGATTGCCTACGTGGTCGTCGAGATCGACCGCTCAAGCTACGAATATCACCGATCCATCTGGGTCGCCCCGACGGGGACGGGTACGCCCCGCCCCTACACGGCCGGCGACAACGACACAACCCCCCGATGGTCGCCCGACGGCCGGTCGCTCGTCTTTGTCCGCGCCCCGGCGGGCGAGGTCAAACCCAAGAACGAGGAGGAGCGCGATCGCGGTG
This DNA window, taken from Candidatus Dormiibacterota bacterium, encodes the following:
- the rpsL gene encoding 30S ribosomal protein S12, whose product is MPTISQLIRYGRKPLVKKTKAPALQGSPQRRGVCVRVYTTTPKKPNSALRKVARVRLTSRQEVTAYIPGIGHNLQEHSVVLIRGGRVKDLPGVRYHVVRGTLDTAGAKGRKQGRSKYGAKREKAKKA
- a CDS encoding glycosyltransferase 87 family protein, which codes for MQLATPPRPARSAVLTRHGDGLVLILLGLPTAAIDWQIARTWSVPAWISLALLGLVAVAVALVVAGRRFREQGAAAAVALLYALPIAGGIARWHLVPSTTALIGDGAYQIQLAREVLMRGVDPYGFNYVGTGLERAPWGGQAFANPALHHLDYWPGTIVLPLPVQAAVHALLGWWDERLWLLLAAVAVWVLLRRLAPGQSGRMAAITFFLIPGHSLLAVLGDNDLPMVALLLGAALAISRRRFLVAGLVIGLAVATKQTALIAVPVLVIWAGASGMGWKAFLRATCLAVVAVLALILPFLVWNARAFVADTLLYNFGSGAEAYPIQGLGLSSWLLQAGIIQGPRDAFPFLLLQIPLVILTWILAWRWLSRRPRSGDAILWMGVAFFVFLFVNRFAQQAYLLLGVELILAGLLARLHNPGHVQLAPVRPHRLGGGLPPRPRDLGRDGLPPALGEDDRRDSVGR